From a single Nocardioides sp. dk884 genomic region:
- a CDS encoding acyl-CoA thioester hydrolase/BAAT C-terminal domain-containing protein, whose product MDVEGVRWIPDSPSGTAALVLAGSSGRVDSARAELLARHGVLAESIRWFGGAGQNEGPWEIPLELFLARVDDLARTSDRVVVLGTSFGAEAALLTGAHSPHVSAVAAFTPSDVVWAGVRPDGSLTSHWTLGGTPLPYVDLVDDWEPDTDPPAFRGHYEVSRDRFPEALSTAAIPVEHIDQVLLVAGGDDQVWPSQTMAEAITARRDAQGLETILVLDPDAGHRTVLPGEPVAAGGMRMRRGGTPASDARLGAVAWSQLSTLL is encoded by the coding sequence GTGGACGTCGAGGGCGTGCGCTGGATCCCCGATTCGCCCTCGGGCACCGCAGCCCTGGTCCTCGCGGGCTCCAGCGGCCGCGTCGACTCGGCGCGTGCCGAGCTGCTGGCACGCCACGGAGTCCTCGCCGAGTCGATCCGCTGGTTCGGAGGAGCCGGCCAGAACGAGGGGCCGTGGGAGATCCCGCTGGAGCTCTTCCTCGCACGCGTGGACGACCTCGCCCGGACCTCCGATCGAGTCGTGGTCCTCGGCACCTCGTTCGGAGCTGAAGCCGCGCTCCTGACCGGCGCTCACAGCCCGCACGTCAGCGCCGTTGCGGCATTCACGCCCTCCGACGTGGTCTGGGCGGGCGTCCGACCCGACGGAAGCCTGACGTCGCACTGGACCCTCGGCGGCACCCCACTGCCCTACGTCGACCTCGTCGACGACTGGGAGCCCGACACCGACCCACCCGCCTTCCGCGGCCACTACGAGGTGTCCCGGGACCGATTCCCCGAGGCGCTCTCCACGGCCGCGATCCCGGTCGAGCACATCGATCAGGTGCTCCTGGTCGCCGGCGGTGACGACCAGGTATGGCCCTCTCAGACGATGGCTGAAGCCATCACGGCACGGCGCGACGCGCAGGGCCTGGAGACGATCCTTGTCCTCGATCCCGATGCTGGCCATCGCACCGTGTTGCCCGGCGAACCCGTCGCCGCGGGAGGAATGCGGATGCGACGCGGCGGCACCCCCGCGTCGGACGCCAGGCTCGGAGCGGTCGCATGGAGTCAGCTCAGCACTCTGCTCTGA
- a CDS encoding HNH endonuclease signature motif containing protein, with protein sequence MAGTAHPYLADVGCAEAFLDKIADRDPTFLSISEKRQALRMTAHLASRAQAMHARVIACADDVADADGCRDVAAWVAHRTHTSGPSARRLQRLGVACERRWHRVGAALAGGHVSLDQGHVMVAALDDLTDAFSLVEATAEEWAAMLARAETYLVEQAADFGPRELGRLAERLLEVVAPEWAEKVEEEQLRAAERRARRRTTLGVKHLGDGSAIIRAQVPESIALRLTTMLESFTNPRRAADEPAADGRRVPYERRLGEAFCSLLETIDPTRLPLHGGDATTLVITMDLKALVEGLGSATLADGSRITAGEARRLACTANLVPAVLGTRSVPLDLGRANRLFSPGQRKALAIRDKECRADGCTIPSTWCEAHHVDPWSAGGKTDLDNGLLFCSHHHHLIHDDRYLHQRMPNGDIRFARRT encoded by the coding sequence ATGGCCGGCACGGCTCATCCCTACCTCGCCGATGTGGGGTGCGCGGAGGCGTTTCTCGACAAGATCGCCGACCGTGATCCGACTTTCCTGTCGATCTCGGAGAAGCGTCAGGCGTTGCGGATGACGGCCCATCTGGCCTCGCGGGCGCAGGCGATGCACGCGCGGGTGATCGCGTGCGCCGACGACGTGGCTGACGCCGATGGTTGTCGCGACGTGGCCGCGTGGGTCGCGCACCGCACCCACACCTCGGGCCCGTCCGCGCGGCGGTTGCAGCGGCTCGGGGTGGCGTGCGAGCGGCGCTGGCACCGCGTCGGCGCCGCGCTCGCGGGCGGGCATGTCAGCCTCGACCAGGGGCATGTGATGGTCGCTGCGCTCGACGACCTGACCGACGCGTTCTCGCTGGTCGAGGCGACCGCGGAGGAGTGGGCGGCGATGCTGGCCCGCGCGGAGACCTACCTGGTGGAGCAGGCCGCCGACTTCGGGCCGCGCGAGCTGGGCCGCCTGGCCGAGCGGCTGCTGGAGGTGGTCGCGCCGGAGTGGGCGGAGAAGGTCGAGGAGGAGCAACTGCGCGCCGCGGAACGCCGAGCCCGGCGGCGTACGACGCTGGGTGTGAAGCACCTCGGCGACGGCTCCGCGATCATCAGGGCGCAGGTGCCGGAGAGCATCGCGCTGCGACTGACCACGATGCTGGAGTCGTTCACCAACCCCCGCCGGGCAGCGGACGAGCCTGCGGCGGACGGGCGGCGGGTGCCCTACGAGCGGCGGTTGGGCGAGGCGTTCTGCTCGTTGCTCGAGACCATCGACCCGACCCGCCTCCCGCTGCACGGCGGCGACGCCACGACACTGGTGATCACGATGGACCTCAAGGCATTGGTCGAGGGGCTCGGGTCCGCCACGCTCGCGGACGGCTCGCGGATCACCGCCGGTGAGGCCCGCCGCCTGGCCTGCACGGCCAATCTCGTCCCCGCCGTCCTCGGCACCCGCTCGGTGCCGCTCGATCTCGGTCGCGCGAACCGGCTCTTCAGTCCGGGTCAGAGAAAGGCCTTGGCAATTCGAGACAAAGAATGCCGCGCCGACGGCTGCACGATTCCCTCGACCTGGTGCGAGGCGCATCATGTGGATCCGTGGTCAGCGGGCGGAAAGACCGATCTCGACAATGGACTGTTGTTCTGCTCGCACCATCACCATCTGATCCACGATGACCGTTATCTGCATCAACGGATGCCGAACGGCGATATTCGATTCGCCCGGCGGACGTGA
- a CDS encoding alpha/beta hydrolase — protein sequence MSTSQGTQAHPTSGRYAETWFRGPDGVRLHAWHFPGDGEALATPAGRPVVVMAHGLGGTKDSGLAPFAERLAAAGLDVLAFDYRGFGASEGEPRQTVSMAAQLADYRSAMTAAAGLPGVDPQRLVLWGVSLAGGHVLAAGARRDDVAAVISMVPLVDGLAAARLAVRHHKPTALLRSSAAGVRSRVGRRVTIPVVARPGEVGALTLPGLYEDYLSVAGPTWRNEVDAAVGLELGNHRPGKEARHLRCPLLVQIADFDRSAPPHAAAKAAVAGRAEVRHYPADHFDLFEGKECFEPAVRHQVDFLVRHLRVG from the coding sequence ATGAGCACGTCACAGGGGACACAGGCGCACCCCACCTCGGGGCGGTACGCCGAGACGTGGTTCCGCGGCCCCGACGGGGTCCGGCTGCACGCCTGGCACTTCCCCGGGGACGGCGAGGCGCTCGCCACCCCGGCCGGGCGCCCGGTCGTGGTGATGGCCCACGGCCTCGGCGGGACCAAGGACAGCGGGCTGGCGCCGTTCGCCGAGCGGCTGGCCGCGGCCGGGCTCGACGTGCTCGCCTTCGACTACCGCGGCTTCGGCGCCAGCGAGGGCGAGCCGCGCCAGACGGTCTCGATGGCCGCCCAGCTCGCCGACTACCGCTCCGCGATGACGGCTGCGGCCGGACTGCCGGGCGTCGACCCGCAGCGCCTCGTGCTCTGGGGCGTCTCGCTGGCCGGCGGCCACGTGCTCGCCGCGGGGGCGCGGCGCGACGACGTCGCGGCCGTGATCTCGATGGTGCCGCTCGTCGACGGGCTCGCCGCCGCGCGGCTGGCGGTGCGCCACCACAAGCCCACCGCCCTGCTGCGCTCCTCGGCCGCCGGCGTACGCAGCCGGGTCGGACGGCGGGTGACGATCCCGGTCGTGGCCCGGCCGGGTGAGGTCGGTGCGCTCACGCTCCCGGGTCTCTACGAGGACTACCTGTCCGTCGCCGGCCCGACGTGGCGAAACGAGGTGGACGCGGCCGTCGGCCTCGAGCTCGGCAACCACCGGCCCGGCAAGGAGGCGCGGCACCTGCGCTGCCCGCTGCTGGTGCAGATCGCCGACTTCGACCGCAGCGCGCCGCCGCACGCCGCGGCCAAGGCGGCGGTCGCCGGGCGCGCCGAGGTGCGTCACTACCCGGCCGACCACTTCGACCTGTTCGAGGGCAAGGAGTGCTTCGAGCCCGCGGTGCGGCACCAGGTCGACTTCCTGGTGCGGCACCTGCGGGTGGGGTGA
- a CDS encoding TetR/AcrR family transcriptional regulator: MIASRGDRRRSALLEALDEHLRDAGPDARLDDINVADLSRRAGVTRSAFYFYFDNKADAVAGLLEEMHDDGLSAAELLAGDGAVRDQVAAAIRTVLSGWERRRHVYRAMLEARATSPGVRERWDSAQEGFVRIAADVIDAERRAGLAPPGPDAHAVATVLLDVNDRALARLVQDAAELDWERHVDAVVHVWLSTIYGRNA; the protein is encoded by the coding sequence GTGATCGCGAGCCGCGGCGACCGGCGCCGCAGCGCCCTGCTGGAGGCGCTCGACGAGCACCTGCGCGACGCCGGGCCCGACGCCCGCCTGGATGACATCAACGTCGCTGACCTGTCGCGGCGTGCCGGCGTGACCCGTTCGGCGTTCTACTTCTACTTCGACAACAAGGCCGACGCGGTCGCGGGCCTGCTGGAGGAGATGCACGACGACGGCCTGAGCGCCGCCGAGCTGCTCGCCGGGGACGGCGCGGTCCGTGACCAGGTCGCGGCGGCGATCCGCACCGTGCTCTCGGGCTGGGAACGACGCCGCCACGTCTACCGCGCGATGCTCGAGGCCCGGGCGACCAGCCCGGGGGTGCGGGAGCGCTGGGACAGCGCCCAGGAGGGCTTCGTGCGGATCGCCGCCGACGTCATCGACGCCGAGCGGCGCGCCGGCCTGGCGCCGCCCGGGCCGGACGCCCACGCAGTCGCCACCGTGCTCCTCGACGTCAACGACCGGGCGCTGGCCCGGCTCGTCCAGGACGCCGCCGAGCTCGACTGGGAGCGCCACGTCGATGCGGTCGTCCATGTCTGGCTGAGCACGATCTACGGGAGGAACGCATGA
- a CDS encoding flavin-containing monooxygenase, with the protein MPGPTTAVIGAGISGLTAGKMLGDYGVPYTCFEASDRIGGNWAFGNPNGHSSAYRSLHIDTSKHRLSFKDFPMPEDYPDFPHHTQIKAYLDSYAEAFGLLDRIEFENGVEHAERLDGGGWEITDQAGATRHFDLLVVANGHHWDPRYADFPGEFTGESIHSHHYIDPGDPLDFHGKRILVVGIGNSAADIAVELSSRSLSNEVTLSTRSSAWIVPKYTYGLPADKYYATTPYLPLKWQRWAMQKMQFMTGSNPELYGLPAPNHKFFEAHPTQSVELPLRLGSGDITPKGNVARLDGSTVHFEDGTCDDFDVIVYATGYNITFPFFDPEFLSAPENRIRLFKRMFKPGLEDLAFVGLAQATPTLFPFVESQTRLLAAYAVGRYRLPDPAAMERAIDEDQAKYTGHVLDRPRHTQQLDYFIYEHDLRAKEIPAGVERARVQGPPPLLTRVAQQAQAAGAALA; encoded by the coding sequence GTGCCCGGTCCCACCACCGCCGTCATCGGCGCCGGCATCAGCGGCCTCACCGCCGGCAAGATGCTCGGCGACTACGGCGTGCCGTACACCTGCTTCGAGGCCTCCGACCGGATCGGCGGCAACTGGGCCTTCGGCAACCCCAACGGGCACAGCAGCGCCTACCGCTCGCTGCACATCGACACCTCCAAGCACCGGCTGTCCTTCAAGGACTTCCCGATGCCCGAGGACTACCCCGACTTCCCGCACCACACCCAGATCAAGGCCTACCTCGACTCCTACGCCGAGGCGTTCGGGCTGCTGGACCGCATCGAGTTCGAGAACGGCGTCGAGCACGCCGAGCGCCTCGACGGCGGCGGCTGGGAGATCACCGACCAGGCCGGCGCGACGCGGCACTTCGACCTGCTCGTGGTCGCCAACGGCCACCACTGGGACCCGCGCTACGCCGACTTCCCCGGCGAGTTCACCGGGGAGTCGATCCACTCCCACCACTACATCGACCCCGGCGACCCGCTGGACTTCCACGGCAAGCGGATCCTGGTGGTCGGCATCGGCAACAGCGCCGCCGACATCGCCGTCGAGCTCTCCAGCCGCTCGCTGAGCAACGAGGTCACGCTCTCGACGCGCTCCAGCGCCTGGATCGTGCCGAAGTACACCTACGGCCTGCCGGCCGACAAGTACTACGCGACCACGCCGTACCTGCCGCTGAAGTGGCAGCGCTGGGCGATGCAGAAGATGCAGTTCATGACCGGCTCGAACCCCGAGCTCTACGGCCTGCCGGCGCCCAACCACAAGTTCTTCGAGGCCCACCCGACGCAGTCGGTCGAGCTGCCGCTGCGGCTCGGCTCGGGCGACATCACCCCGAAGGGCAACGTCGCGCGCCTCGACGGCTCCACCGTGCACTTCGAGGACGGCACCTGCGACGACTTCGACGTGATCGTCTACGCGACCGGCTACAACATCACCTTCCCGTTCTTCGACCCCGAGTTCCTGAGCGCGCCGGAGAACCGGATCCGGCTGTTCAAGCGGATGTTCAAGCCCGGTCTGGAGGACCTCGCCTTCGTCGGCCTGGCCCAGGCCACGCCGACGCTGTTCCCGTTCGTGGAGTCCCAGACCCGGCTGCTCGCGGCGTACGCCGTGGGGCGCTACCGGCTGCCGGACCCCGCGGCGATGGAGCGGGCGATCGATGAGGACCAGGCCAAGTACACCGGCCACGTGCTGGACCGCCCGCGCCACACCCAGCAGCTGGACTACTTCATCTACGAGCACGACCTGCGGGCCAAGGAGATCCCCGCCGGGGTCGAGCGGGCGCGGGTGCAGGGCCCGCCGCCGCTGCTCACCCGGGTCGCTCAGCAGGCCCAGGCGGCCGGGGCGGCGCTGGCGTGA
- a CDS encoding SDR family NAD(P)-dependent oxidoreductase, whose translation MSTQQTAAVIGGGSGIGAATAFLLDATGYDVAIGDLTTSPGVDVTDEASVADFLDGVVAAHGRLDAVVNTAGTSTLAAVADHDVADFRRVLDVNLTGAMTVLKHAARVLGPGGAIVSVASLNARQPGAGMAAYCASKAGLTMLTEVAALELGPRGIRVNAVSPGLVPTPLTAPALDIDGIEADYLANTPLGRAGTPEDVAEAIAYLLRAGWLTGENLDLNGGAHLMRYPDLPGHVARAFG comes from the coding sequence ATGAGCACTCAGCAGACGGCCGCGGTGATCGGGGGTGGCTCCGGGATCGGGGCGGCCACCGCCTTCCTGCTCGACGCGACGGGCTACGACGTCGCGATCGGCGACCTCACGACCTCCCCGGGCGTGGACGTGACCGACGAGGCCAGCGTGGCGGACTTCCTCGACGGGGTGGTGGCGGCCCACGGGCGCCTCGACGCGGTGGTCAACACCGCCGGCACCAGCACCCTCGCGGCGGTGGCCGACCACGACGTCGCCGACTTCCGCCGGGTGCTCGACGTCAACCTCACCGGCGCCATGACCGTGCTCAAGCACGCCGCGCGGGTGCTCGGCCCCGGCGGCGCGATCGTCTCCGTGGCCTCGCTCAACGCCCGGCAGCCCGGCGCCGGGATGGCGGCGTACTGCGCCTCCAAGGCGGGTCTGACGATGCTGACCGAGGTCGCCGCCCTGGAGCTCGGACCTCGCGGGATCCGGGTCAACGCGGTCTCCCCCGGCCTGGTGCCGACACCGCTCACCGCGCCGGCCCTGGACATCGACGGGATCGAGGCCGACTACCTCGCGAACACCCCCCTCGGGCGGGCCGGCACGCCCGAGGACGTCGCCGAGGCGATCGCCTACCTGCTCCGCGCGGGATGGCTCACCGGGGAGAACCTCGACCTCAACGGCGGGGCCCATCTGATGCGCTACCCCGACCTCCCAGGGCACGTCGCCCGCGCCTTCGGCTGA
- a CDS encoding GlsB/YeaQ/YmgE family stress response membrane protein — protein sequence MSIIGFLVFGLVVGALARLIKPGKQNLSILATLGLGVVGSVIGGLIASALGTGDMWELNILGSIVAIVAAVLLIGVAESVTSKR from the coding sequence ATGTCAATCATCGGTTTCCTCGTCTTCGGTCTCGTCGTCGGCGCGCTGGCGCGCCTGATCAAGCCCGGCAAGCAGAACCTCTCGATCCTCGCCACGCTCGGCCTCGGTGTCGTGGGCTCCGTCATCGGCGGCCTGATCGCCTCGGCGCTCGGCACCGGCGACATGTGGGAGCTCAACATCCTCGGCTCGATCGTCGCCATCGTCGCGGCGGTGCTGCTGATCGGTGTCGCGGAGAGCGTCACCAGCAAGCGCTGA
- a CDS encoding helix-turn-helix transcriptional regulator has protein sequence MPHPSGTLVGRDAELAELAALLGVHGRPGGASGVVLLAGDAGVGKTRLLMELRDLAVAAGWQVAAGHCLDFGDSALPYLPFSEVLGHLAVTRPEVVETVARSHPALARLQPGRRVLAAQPSDIDAATLDRGDLFEAVHVLLERVAAEAPLLLVVEDAHWADRSTRDLLSFLFSRAFVGPVVMVVSYRSDDLFRRHPLRRQVAEWSRVRGVARLALGPLDDDAVRRLVAELAPPGLGGAELDALSDSVVVRAEGNAFFVEELTSAAAGPERWLPADLADVLLLRLDRLDDLARQVVRTASVGGRSVAHEMVEAVSGLDPIALDAGLRGAVEMNVLIPERGTYSFRHALLGEAVYDDLLPGERVRLHAAYGAALQKGAARGTAAELARHARLANDLDTALSASIQAGEEATRVGGPDEAAYHYEQALELIADPERCLACRDVEPSRLVVRAAEARTASGDPERAVALIADHLRRMPDATDAQRARMLAAQANALYITETDTDPSLISAEAVALAPEGDSALRARTLAIHARILASVDRYDEAEAVGMDALALAERLNLHEHVSDAVTTLSGLKKAGPVQGLRAALRDAISQAEEAGVVSAELRGRFLLARSHADWAELDVAAEGFRRGVERAAETGLQWGPYGFEARWQLAWIEYVRGRWDEVLALTDCGEHAPPIPAAILTATRLLVEQARGADVSAALRPLRALWHREGAIVIHAGGLQIIEAGRSGDPAAVGTAYDEAVGVLGSIWHEWFSARIRLAAVAAGQLAALVPRASTAERALIGERVARLHADGRTVREQYTDPSGHWGPEGRAWEHRLDAEVLRARWLCGEPTPVDTLVAAWHATEAAFGEFGHVHELAVVRTRLAGILRASGDLAGARVSADLAREAARALGARPLLEELRALGSTPVRAETEPDALTPREAEILALVAEGRSNGEIARQLFISAKTVSVHVSRILAKLGAAGRTEAAAIARRRGLVD, from the coding sequence GTGCCTCACCCGAGCGGGACCCTCGTCGGCCGCGACGCCGAGCTCGCCGAGCTCGCCGCCCTGCTGGGCGTGCACGGGCGTCCGGGCGGGGCGAGCGGCGTCGTGCTGCTCGCCGGGGACGCCGGGGTCGGCAAGACCCGGCTGCTGATGGAGCTGCGCGACCTCGCGGTGGCCGCCGGCTGGCAGGTCGCGGCCGGGCACTGCCTGGACTTCGGCGACAGCGCGCTGCCGTACCTGCCGTTCTCGGAGGTGCTCGGGCACCTCGCCGTCACCCGTCCCGAGGTCGTCGAGACCGTCGCGCGCAGCCACCCGGCGCTCGCGCGGCTCCAGCCCGGGCGCCGCGTGCTGGCCGCGCAGCCCAGCGACATCGACGCGGCGACCCTCGACCGCGGGGACCTGTTCGAGGCCGTGCACGTGCTGCTCGAGCGAGTCGCCGCGGAGGCGCCGCTGCTGCTCGTCGTCGAGGACGCCCACTGGGCCGACCGCTCGACCCGCGACCTGCTGAGCTTCCTGTTCTCCCGTGCCTTCGTGGGGCCGGTGGTGATGGTCGTGTCCTACCGCTCCGACGACCTCTTCCGCCGCCACCCGCTGCGTCGCCAGGTGGCGGAATGGTCGCGCGTGCGAGGCGTCGCCCGCCTCGCGCTCGGCCCGCTGGACGACGACGCGGTACGCCGGCTGGTCGCGGAGCTGGCCCCGCCCGGGCTCGGCGGGGCGGAGCTCGACGCGCTCAGCGACAGCGTGGTGGTGCGCGCCGAGGGCAACGCGTTCTTCGTCGAGGAGCTCACCAGCGCCGCCGCCGGTCCCGAGCGCTGGCTGCCCGCCGACCTCGCCGACGTGCTGCTGCTGCGTCTGGATCGCCTCGACGACCTCGCCCGGCAGGTGGTGCGCACCGCCAGCGTGGGTGGTCGCTCCGTCGCCCACGAGATGGTCGAGGCCGTCTCCGGGCTCGACCCGATCGCGCTCGACGCCGGCCTGCGCGGCGCGGTGGAGATGAACGTGCTGATCCCCGAGCGCGGCACCTACTCCTTCCGCCACGCCCTTCTCGGCGAGGCGGTGTACGACGACCTGCTGCCCGGCGAGCGGGTCCGCCTGCACGCGGCGTACGGCGCGGCGCTGCAGAAGGGCGCGGCCCGGGGCACGGCCGCGGAGCTGGCCCGCCACGCCCGGCTGGCCAACGACCTCGACACCGCACTGAGCGCGAGCATCCAGGCCGGCGAGGAGGCGACACGGGTCGGTGGCCCCGACGAGGCGGCGTACCACTACGAGCAGGCGCTCGAGCTGATCGCGGACCCCGAGCGCTGCCTGGCCTGCCGCGACGTCGAGCCCTCCCGTCTGGTCGTGCGGGCCGCCGAGGCGCGGACCGCGAGCGGCGACCCCGAGCGGGCAGTCGCCCTGATCGCCGACCACCTGCGCCGGATGCCCGATGCGACCGACGCCCAGCGCGCCCGGATGCTGGCCGCCCAGGCCAACGCGCTCTACATCACCGAGACCGACACCGACCCCTCGCTGATCTCCGCCGAGGCGGTCGCGCTCGCCCCGGAGGGCGACAGCGCGCTGCGCGCCCGGACGCTGGCGATCCACGCGCGGATCCTGGCCTCGGTCGACCGTTACGACGAGGCCGAGGCGGTGGGCATGGATGCGCTCGCCCTCGCCGAGCGCCTCAACCTCCACGAGCACGTCTCCGATGCCGTCACCACCCTCTCCGGGTTGAAGAAGGCCGGCCCGGTGCAGGGCCTGCGCGCGGCGCTGCGCGACGCGATCTCGCAGGCGGAGGAGGCCGGCGTGGTCAGTGCCGAGCTGCGCGGCCGGTTCCTGCTGGCCCGCTCCCATGCGGACTGGGCGGAGCTCGACGTCGCGGCCGAGGGGTTCCGGCGCGGTGTCGAGCGTGCCGCCGAGACCGGGCTGCAGTGGGGGCCGTACGGCTTCGAGGCGCGCTGGCAGCTGGCGTGGATCGAGTACGTCCGAGGGCGGTGGGACGAGGTGCTGGCCCTCACCGACTGTGGTGAGCACGCCCCGCCGATCCCGGCCGCGATCCTGACCGCGACGCGCCTGCTCGTCGAGCAGGCGCGCGGCGCCGACGTGAGCGCCGCGCTGCGGCCGCTGCGCGCCCTGTGGCACCGCGAGGGCGCGATCGTGATCCACGCCGGTGGCCTGCAGATCATCGAGGCGGGGCGCTCGGGGGACCCCGCCGCCGTCGGCACGGCGTACGACGAGGCGGTGGGCGTGCTCGGCAGCATCTGGCACGAGTGGTTCAGCGCGCGGATCCGGCTCGCGGCCGTGGCGGCGGGGCAGCTCGCGGCACTGGTGCCGCGGGCGAGCACGGCGGAGCGGGCGCTCATCGGTGAGCGGGTGGCGCGGCTGCACGCGGACGGCCGCACGGTGCGTGAGCAGTACACCGACCCCTCGGGCCACTGGGGTCCGGAGGGACGGGCCTGGGAGCACCGCCTGGACGCGGAGGTGCTGCGCGCGCGGTGGCTGTGCGGGGAGCCGACGCCGGTGGACACGCTCGTGGCCGCCTGGCACGCGACCGAGGCGGCGTTCGGCGAGTTCGGCCACGTCCACGAGCTGGCGGTCGTGCGCACGCGTCTCGCCGGGATCCTGCGCGCGAGCGGGGACCTCGCCGGTGCCCGGGTCAGCGCCGACCTGGCCCGCGAGGCCGCGCGCGCCCTCGGTGCGCGCCCGCTGCTCGAGGAGCTGCGCGCCCTCGGCTCGACGCCGGTGCGTGCCGAGACCGAGCCCGACGCGCTGACCCCCCGGGAGGCGGAGATCCTGGCGCTGGTCGCCGAGGGCCGCTCCAACGGCGAGATCGCACGCCAGCTCTTCATCAGCGCCAAGACGGTGTCGGTGCACGTGTCGCGGATCCTGGCCAAGCTCGGCGCTGCCGGCCGCACCGAGGCGGCCGCGATCGCGCGGCGCCGGGGCCTGGTCGACTGA
- the hutI gene encoding imidazolonepropionase encodes MTSTLLTGIAELVTGDPALGHGVLGVIERAALVVEGSTVAWVGPVAEAPAADTAYDVGGRAVLPGFVDSHSHLVFAGDRAAEFSARMTGTPYAAGGIRTTVAATRAASDERLTAQVARHVAEMRAQGTTTVEIKSGYGLTVRDEARSLAIARQFTDETTFLGAHVVPEDSTPEEYVALVTGPMLEAAAPYARWVDAFCEEGAFDADQAREVLAAGATAGLRGRLHANQLGAGPGVRLAAELGLVAVDHCTFLTDADVDALRDSGTIATLLPGVEFSTRQPWSDARRLLDAGVEVALASDCNPGSSYTSSLPFCVALAVRELGMTPAEAVRAATVVGAAALDRDDVGVLAPGRRADLQVLDAPSHVHLAYRPGVPLVRSTWIGGRPIG; translated from the coding sequence ATGACCAGCACCCTGCTCACCGGGATCGCCGAGCTCGTCACCGGCGACCCCGCGCTCGGCCACGGGGTGCTCGGCGTCATCGAGCGTGCGGCGCTGGTCGTCGAGGGGAGCACGGTCGCCTGGGTCGGGCCGGTCGCCGAGGCTCCTGCCGCGGACACGGCGTACGACGTGGGCGGGCGGGCGGTGCTGCCCGGGTTCGTCGACAGCCACAGCCACCTGGTCTTCGCCGGGGACCGCGCGGCGGAGTTCAGCGCCCGGATGACCGGCACGCCGTACGCCGCCGGCGGGATCCGCACCACCGTGGCGGCGACCCGGGCGGCGAGCGACGAGCGGCTCACCGCGCAGGTCGCGCGGCACGTGGCGGAGATGCGGGCGCAGGGCACGACCACCGTGGAGATCAAGAGCGGCTACGGCCTCACCGTCCGCGACGAGGCCCGCAGCCTCGCGATCGCGCGGCAGTTCACCGACGAGACGACCTTCCTCGGCGCGCACGTGGTGCCCGAGGACAGCACGCCCGAGGAGTACGTCGCGCTGGTCACCGGCCCGATGCTCGAGGCGGCCGCGCCGTACGCCCGCTGGGTCGACGCCTTCTGCGAGGAGGGCGCCTTCGACGCCGACCAGGCGAGGGAGGTGCTCGCGGCCGGTGCGACGGCCGGGCTGCGGGGACGCCTGCACGCCAACCAGCTCGGCGCCGGCCCCGGGGTGCGGCTCGCCGCCGAGCTGGGGCTGGTCGCGGTCGACCACTGCACGTTCCTCACCGACGCGGACGTCGACGCGCTGCGCGACTCCGGCACGATCGCCACCCTGCTGCCCGGGGTCGAGTTCTCCACCCGGCAGCCCTGGTCCGACGCGCGCCGGCTGCTGGACGCCGGGGTCGAGGTGGCCCTGGCCAGCGACTGCAACCCGGGTTCGTCGTACACCTCGAGCCTGCCGTTCTGCGTCGCGCTGGCCGTGCGCGAGCTCGGCATGACGCCGGCGGAGGCGGTGCGGGCCGCGACAGTGGTGGGCGCCGCGGCCCTCGACCGCGACGACGTCGGAGTGCTGGCGCCCGGGCGCCGCGCGGACCTGCAGGTGCTGGACGCGCCCAGCCACGTCCATCTCGCCTACCGCCCCGGCGTACCGCTGGTGCGGAGCACCTGGATCGGTGGCCGACCGATCGGCTGA